A part of Eschrichtius robustus isolate mEscRob2 chromosome 20, mEscRob2.pri, whole genome shotgun sequence genomic DNA contains:
- the TUBD1 gene encoding tubulin delta chain has product MSIVTVQLGQCGNQIGFEVFDALFSDSHCPQGLCSKRENEAYQASCKERFFSEEENGVPIARAVLVDMEPKVINQTLSKAAHSGRWKYGQHSCFCQKQGSGNNWAYGYSVHGPRHEESIMNLIQKEVEKCDSLNGFFIIMSMAGGTGSGLGAFVTQNLQDQYSNSLKMNQIIWPYGTGEVIVQNYNSILTLSHLYRSSDALLIQENDAVHKICAKLMNIKQISFRDINQVLAHQLGSVFQPTYSGEGSFHYRRNPLGDLMENLVPHPEFKMLGVRNIPQMSENSLAYSTFTWAGLLKHLRQMLISNAKMEEGIDWQVRPPLSGLPTLGKMSLNKEFHFNTSIANLVILRGKDVHSAELGAFKDPALYTSWLEPVHAFSVWKTQRAFSKYEKSAALVGNSQFLVKPLDMIVGKAWNMFASKAYIHQYTKFGIEEEDFLDSFTLLEQVIASYCNLGF; this is encoded by the exons ATGTCAATAGTAACAGTGCAGCTTGGTCAGTGTGGCAATCAGATTGGTTTTGAAGTGTTTGATGCTTTATTTAGTGACTCACACTGTCCCCAGGGACTCTGCTCTAAAAGGGAGAATGAGGCATATCAAGCATCTTGCAAAGAAAGATTCTTCAGTGAGGAGGAAAATGGAG tTCCAATTGCTCGTGCTGTACTTGTTGACATGGAACCTAAAGTTATCAATCAAACACTGTCAAAGGCTGCCCATTCTGGCCGATGGAAATATGGCCAGCATTCATGCTTCTGTCAAAAACAAGGTTCTGGAAACAACTGGGCATATGG ATACTCTGTTCATGGACCCCGGCATGAAGAATCTATAATGAACCTAATCCAGAAGGAAGTGGAGAAATGTGATTCTTTGAATGGTTTTTTCATCATAATGAGTATGGCCGGAGGCACAGGATCAGGGCTAGGAGCCTTCGTTACACAGAACTTACAAGATCAGTACTCAAACTCTTTGAAAATGAATCAGATTATATGGCCTTATGGAACTGGTGAG GTTATTGTTCAGAACTACAACTCCATTTTGACACTTTCTCACTTGTACCGATCTTCAGATGCCCTCCTTATTCAGGAGAATGATGCTGTTCATAAGATCTGTGCGAAACTGATGAATATCAAGCAGATCTCCTTCCGTGATATAAACCAAGTCCTCGCACATCAGCTGGGAAGTGTGTTCCAGCCTACTTACTCTGGGGAAGGCTCATTTCACTACAGAAGAAATCCACTAG gaGACTTAATGGAGAATTTAGTTCCCCATCCAGAATTCAAGATGCTGGGTGTTCGTAACATTCCTCAAATGTCTGAGAATTCACTGGCATACAGCACATTTACTTGGGCTGGCCTCCTCAAGCATTTGAGACAGATGCTCATTTCTAATGCGAAAATGGAAGAAG gTATTGATTGGCAGGTACGGCCTCCTTTATCAGGACTTCCTACGCTTGGTAAAATGTCTCTCAACAAGGAGTTTCATTTTAACACTTCCATTGCTAACTTGGTCATCCTTCGTGGGAAAGATGTACATAGTGCGGAGCTGG GAGCATTTAAAGATCCAGCTCTCTATACTTCCTGGTTAGAGCCTGTTCATGCTTTCAGTGTGTGGAAAACCCAGCGAGCCTTTAGCAAATATGAGAAGTCTGCAGCGTTGGTCGGCAATAGCCAGTTCTTAGTAAAACCACTTGATATGATTGTGGGCAAAGCATGGAATATGTTTGCTTCAaa AGCCTACATTCATCAGtacacaaaatttggaattgaaGAAGAGGATTTTTTGGACAGTTTCACATTGTTAGAACAGGTTATTGCTAGTTACTGCAACCTCGGATTTTGA